The Triticum aestivum cultivar Chinese Spring chromosome 7B, IWGSC CS RefSeq v2.1, whole genome shotgun sequence genome window below encodes:
- the LOC123156313 gene encoding EEF1A lysine methyltransferase 4 isoform X3 → MTGAASQAYGEAWYWDERYRKESGPFDWYQKYPALAPLLRLYVRPHQRLLLVGCGNSVFGENMVHDGYQDVVNIDISSVVIEQMKKKYHDKPQLKYTKMDVRNMSDFESGSFDAVIDKGTLDSIMCGQNSQEHAAKMLGEVNRILNDKGVYIMITYGDPSYRLNLLKDLQFWTVKLHVIDRWERSSKKTWDLTEPLPLQDDSTSIINLLGPKPDVHYIYVCIKDNDSARVELKVEINEADK, encoded by the exons ATGACTGGGGCGGCGTCGCAGGCGTACGGGGAGGCGTGGTACTGGGACGAGCGGTACCGCAAGGAGTCGGGGCCCTTCGACTGGTACCAGAAGTACCCCGCCCTCGCGCCGCTGCTCCGCCTCTACGTGCGCCCGCaccagcgcctcctcctcgtcggatgCGGCAACTCCG TTTTTGGTGAAAACATGGTTCATGATGGTTACCAGGACGTTGTCAACATTGATATATCGTCTGTGGTGATTGAACAAATGAAGAAGAAATACCATGATAAGCCTCAACTAAAAT ACACGAAGATGGATGTAAGAAACATGTCAGACTTTGAGTCTGGTTCATTTGATGCTGTTATTGACAAAG GAACACTAGATTCTATTATG TGCGGCCAAAATTCACAAGAGCATGCAGCAAAGATGCTAGGGGAGGTGAACAG AATCCTCAACGATAAGGGGGTCTACATTATG ATTACTTATGGGGATCCAAGTTATCGATTGAATCTTCTGAAGGACCTCCAATTTTGGACAGTAAAGCTTCACGTCATAG ATAGGTGGGAGAGAAGTTCCAAAAAGACATGGGACCTGACCGAGCCACTGCCTTTACAAGATGATAGTACATCGATTATCAACCTTCTTGGCCCAAAACCTGATGTTCACTATATTTATGTCTGTATAAAG GACAACGACAGTGCAAGAGTGGAGTTGAAGGTCGAGATCAATGAAGCAGACAAATGA
- the LOC123156313 gene encoding EEF1A lysine methyltransferase 4 isoform X1 has translation MTGAASQAYGEAWYWDERYRKESGPFDWYQKYPALAPLLRLYVRPHQRLLLVGCGNSVFGENMVHDGYQDVVNIDISSVVIEQMKKKYHDKPQLKYTKMDVRNMSDFESGSFDAVIDKGTLDSIMCGQNSQEHAAKMLGEVNRILNDKGVYIMITYGDPSYRLNLLKDLQFWTVKLHVIDTIDIADRWERSSKKTWDLTEPLPLQDDSTSIINLLGPKPDVHYIYVCIKDNDSARVELKVEINEADK, from the exons ATGACTGGGGCGGCGTCGCAGGCGTACGGGGAGGCGTGGTACTGGGACGAGCGGTACCGCAAGGAGTCGGGGCCCTTCGACTGGTACCAGAAGTACCCCGCCCTCGCGCCGCTGCTCCGCCTCTACGTGCGCCCGCaccagcgcctcctcctcgtcggatgCGGCAACTCCG TTTTTGGTGAAAACATGGTTCATGATGGTTACCAGGACGTTGTCAACATTGATATATCGTCTGTGGTGATTGAACAAATGAAGAAGAAATACCATGATAAGCCTCAACTAAAAT ACACGAAGATGGATGTAAGAAACATGTCAGACTTTGAGTCTGGTTCATTTGATGCTGTTATTGACAAAG GAACACTAGATTCTATTATG TGCGGCCAAAATTCACAAGAGCATGCAGCAAAGATGCTAGGGGAGGTGAACAG AATCCTCAACGATAAGGGGGTCTACATTATG ATTACTTATGGGGATCCAAGTTATCGATTGAATCTTCTGAAGGACCTCCAATTTTGGACAGTAAAGCTTCACGTCATAG ACACAATCGACATAGCAGATAGGTGGGAGAGAAGTTCCAAAAAGACATGGGACCTGACCGAGCCACTGCCTTTACAAGATGATAGTACATCGATTATCAACCTTCTTGGCCCAAAACCTGATGTTCACTATATTTATGTCTGTATAAAG GACAACGACAGTGCAAGAGTGGAGTTGAAGGTCGAGATCAATGAAGCAGACAAATGA
- the LOC123156313 gene encoding EEF1A lysine methyltransferase 4 isoform X2, which produces MTGAASQAYGEAWYWDERYRKESGPFDWYQKYPALAPLLRLYVRPHQRLLLVGCGNSVFGENMVHDGYQDVVNIDISSVVIEQMKKKYHDKPQLKYTKMDVRNMSDFESGSFDAVIDKGTLDSIMCGQNSQEHAAKMLGEVNRILNDKGVYIMITYGDPSYRLNLLKDLQFWTVKLHVIADRWERSSKKTWDLTEPLPLQDDSTSIINLLGPKPDVHYIYVCIKDNDSARVELKVEINEADK; this is translated from the exons ATGACTGGGGCGGCGTCGCAGGCGTACGGGGAGGCGTGGTACTGGGACGAGCGGTACCGCAAGGAGTCGGGGCCCTTCGACTGGTACCAGAAGTACCCCGCCCTCGCGCCGCTGCTCCGCCTCTACGTGCGCCCGCaccagcgcctcctcctcgtcggatgCGGCAACTCCG TTTTTGGTGAAAACATGGTTCATGATGGTTACCAGGACGTTGTCAACATTGATATATCGTCTGTGGTGATTGAACAAATGAAGAAGAAATACCATGATAAGCCTCAACTAAAAT ACACGAAGATGGATGTAAGAAACATGTCAGACTTTGAGTCTGGTTCATTTGATGCTGTTATTGACAAAG GAACACTAGATTCTATTATG TGCGGCCAAAATTCACAAGAGCATGCAGCAAAGATGCTAGGGGAGGTGAACAG AATCCTCAACGATAAGGGGGTCTACATTATG ATTACTTATGGGGATCCAAGTTATCGATTGAATCTTCTGAAGGACCTCCAATTTTGGACAGTAAAGCTTCACGTCATAG CAGATAGGTGGGAGAGAAGTTCCAAAAAGACATGGGACCTGACCGAGCCACTGCCTTTACAAGATGATAGTACATCGATTATCAACCTTCTTGGCCCAAAACCTGATGTTCACTATATTTATGTCTGTATAAAG GACAACGACAGTGCAAGAGTGGAGTTGAAGGTCGAGATCAATGAAGCAGACAAATGA
- the LOC123156312 gene encoding uncharacterized protein isoform X2, which produces MEALAGAAASSALLPAFPAHQPHSRVALRARPCGPLRAAAGGGGKDDAAKPNGTPVVKVDPSQNGALGPVATDKSRTTSSTNSTPDSSGSRAGLFRTPISGGVQSATFAHGLPPPALAVRNLMEQARFAHLCTVMSGMHHRRAGYPFGSLVDFANDSMGHPIFSLSPLAIHTRNLLSDPRCTLVVQVPGWSGLSNARVTIFGDVYPLPAEQQEWAHKQYVAKHQQWASQQWGNFYYYRMQNISDIYFIGGFGTVAWVDVKQYETIQPDKIAVDGGEQSLKELNAIFSKPLREFMSAEGEVDDAALISVDSKGIDIRVRQGAQFNIQRLAFDVPYKVETLEEAKRALHKIIKTSSK; this is translated from the exons ATGGAggccctcgccggcgccgccgcctcgtccGCGCTCCTCCCTGCCTTCCCCGCCCACCAGCCTCACTCCCGCGTGGCCCTCCGCGCCCGCCCCTGCGGGCCCCTCCGCGCGGCCGCCGGAGGCGGAGGCAAGGACGACGCCGCGAAGCCGAACGGGACTCCCGTCGTCAAG GTTGATCCAAGTCAAAATGGAGCTCTCGGTCCGGTCGCAACTGACAAGTCACGCACGACCTCATCAACCAATTCAACTCCCGACTCAAGCGGATCCAGAGCTGGCTTGTTCAGAACCCCTATATCTGGTGGTGTGCAGAGTGCAACTTTTGCCCATGGTTTACCTCCACCAGCTTTGGCTGTTCGCAATTTAATGGAACAG GCGCGATTTGCTCATCTATGCACTGTCATGTCTGGCATGCATCATCGACGCGCTGGATATCCATTTGGTTCACTTGTTGACTTTGCTAATGACTCAATGGGCC ACCCAATATTTTCTCTGTCGCCCTTAGCAATCCACACCAGAAACTTGCTCTCTGATCCAAGATGCACACTTGTTGTCCAG GTACCTGGATGGAGTGGATTGTCTAATGCTCGTGTCACAATATTTGGTGATGTCTACCCTTTGCCAGCTGAACAACAG GAATGGGCACATAAGCAATATGTTGCAAAACATCAACAATGGGCGTCTCAACAGTGGGGAAATTTTTACTACTACAGGATGCAGAATATCAG CGACATATATTTTATTGGAGGCTTTGGCACTGTTGCATGGGTAGATGTGAAACAGTATGAAACTATTCAACCTGACAAGATAgcagttgacggcggcgagcaaaGCTTAAAG GAGTTGAATGCTATTTTCTCTAAACCACTTAGAGAGTTCATGTCTGCTGAAGGGGAGGTTGACGATGCTGCTCTTATATCCGTAGACAGCAAAGGGATAGACATTCGGGTTCGCCAGGGTGCACAG TTCAACATCCAGAGACTTGCATTTGATGTACCATACAAGGTGGAGACTCTAGAGGAGGCCAAGAGAGCACTCCATAAGATAATCAAGACAAGCAGCAAATAA
- the LOC123156312 gene encoding uncharacterized protein isoform X1 yields MEALAGAAASSALLPAFPAHQPHSRVALRARPCGPLRAAAGGGGKDDAAKPNGTPVVKLKVDPSQNGALGPVATDKSRTTSSTNSTPDSSGSRAGLFRTPISGGVQSATFAHGLPPPALAVRNLMEQARFAHLCTVMSGMHHRRAGYPFGSLVDFANDSMGHPIFSLSPLAIHTRNLLSDPRCTLVVQVPGWSGLSNARVTIFGDVYPLPAEQQEWAHKQYVAKHQQWASQQWGNFYYYRMQNISDIYFIGGFGTVAWVDVKQYETIQPDKIAVDGGEQSLKELNAIFSKPLREFMSAEGEVDDAALISVDSKGIDIRVRQGAQFNIQRLAFDVPYKVETLEEAKRALHKIIKTSSK; encoded by the exons ATGGAggccctcgccggcgccgccgcctcgtccGCGCTCCTCCCTGCCTTCCCCGCCCACCAGCCTCACTCCCGCGTGGCCCTCCGCGCCCGCCCCTGCGGGCCCCTCCGCGCGGCCGCCGGAGGCGGAGGCAAGGACGACGCCGCGAAGCCGAACGGGACTCCCGTCGTCAAG TTGAAGGTTGATCCAAGTCAAAATGGAGCTCTCGGTCCGGTCGCAACTGACAAGTCACGCACGACCTCATCAACCAATTCAACTCCCGACTCAAGCGGATCCAGAGCTGGCTTGTTCAGAACCCCTATATCTGGTGGTGTGCAGAGTGCAACTTTTGCCCATGGTTTACCTCCACCAGCTTTGGCTGTTCGCAATTTAATGGAACAG GCGCGATTTGCTCATCTATGCACTGTCATGTCTGGCATGCATCATCGACGCGCTGGATATCCATTTGGTTCACTTGTTGACTTTGCTAATGACTCAATGGGCC ACCCAATATTTTCTCTGTCGCCCTTAGCAATCCACACCAGAAACTTGCTCTCTGATCCAAGATGCACACTTGTTGTCCAG GTACCTGGATGGAGTGGATTGTCTAATGCTCGTGTCACAATATTTGGTGATGTCTACCCTTTGCCAGCTGAACAACAG GAATGGGCACATAAGCAATATGTTGCAAAACATCAACAATGGGCGTCTCAACAGTGGGGAAATTTTTACTACTACAGGATGCAGAATATCAG CGACATATATTTTATTGGAGGCTTTGGCACTGTTGCATGGGTAGATGTGAAACAGTATGAAACTATTCAACCTGACAAGATAgcagttgacggcggcgagcaaaGCTTAAAG GAGTTGAATGCTATTTTCTCTAAACCACTTAGAGAGTTCATGTCTGCTGAAGGGGAGGTTGACGATGCTGCTCTTATATCCGTAGACAGCAAAGGGATAGACATTCGGGTTCGCCAGGGTGCACAG TTCAACATCCAGAGACTTGCATTTGATGTACCATACAAGGTGGAGACTCTAGAGGAGGCCAAGAGAGCACTCCATAAGATAATCAAGACAAGCAGCAAATAA